The following are encoded together in the Nocardia sp. XZ_19_385 genome:
- a CDS encoding oxygenase MpaB family protein — protein sequence MTAASRAHDSEPVAYTPFTPDTVQEHMDGVAAFLGGAANVIMQLSLRPVGRGVLESTVDSGKVTLHPVKRLRTTLTYLAVALMGTDEERVAYREAVNESHRPVRSTATSPVKYNAFDPNLQLWVAACLYWGIDDLHTRIHGPMAPAMAEAFYQYCARLGTTLQMRPEMWPADRAAFQRYWDENLATKSIEPELRRYFNDMIDLTMMPRPIRLTFARLQRFIVTGLLPQHLRDEMRLAWTARDEARFERTLRTIAAVHTRLPKQARMFPMNAYLLDMRVRRRLGKPLV from the coding sequence ATGACAGCCGCATCTCGTGCCCACGACTCCGAACCGGTCGCCTACACCCCGTTCACGCCGGACACCGTGCAAGAGCACATGGACGGTGTCGCCGCCTTCCTGGGCGGCGCGGCCAACGTCATCATGCAGCTCAGCCTGCGTCCCGTCGGGCGCGGCGTGCTGGAGAGCACGGTCGACAGCGGCAAGGTCACCCTGCATCCGGTCAAGCGGCTGCGCACCACGCTCACCTATCTCGCGGTCGCGCTGATGGGCACCGACGAGGAGCGCGTCGCCTACCGCGAGGCCGTCAACGAGTCGCACCGCCCGGTGCGGTCCACCGCGACCAGCCCGGTCAAGTACAACGCCTTCGACCCGAATCTGCAGCTGTGGGTCGCGGCCTGCCTGTACTGGGGCATCGACGATCTGCACACCCGCATCCACGGCCCGATGGCGCCGGCGATGGCCGAGGCTTTCTACCAGTACTGCGCGCGGCTGGGCACCACCTTGCAGATGCGCCCGGAGATGTGGCCGGCCGACCGCGCCGCCTTCCAGCGGTACTGGGACGAGAACCTGGCCACCAAGTCCATCGAGCCCGAGTTGCGCCGCTACTTCAACGACATGATCGACCTGACGATGATGCCTCGCCCGATCCGGCTGACCTTCGCCCGATTGCAGCGCTTCATCGTGACCGGGCTGCTGCCCCAGCACTTGCGCGACGAAATGCGCCTGGCGTGGACCGCCCGCGACGAGGCCCGCTTCGAGCGCACGCTGCGCACGATCGCGGCGGTACACACGCGACTTCCCAAGCAGGCGCGGATGTTTCCGATGAACGCCTACCTGCTGGACATGCGCGTCCGCCGTCGTCTCGGCAAACCGCTGGTCTGA
- a CDS encoding proline dehydrogenase family protein, translating into MGMNPLRPVILAAADSPRMKRAITGTKITADIVRRFVAGEDRSELLPVVADLLASRRLISVDFLGENTTDRAQADAMVAEYLSLINDLAAAPRPALPGIGAAPVEVSVKLSALGQALPVDGPAIATENLRILCAKADEAGVWVTVDAEDHTTTDATLAAVRELRAEFPWLGAVLQAYLHRTESDCAELAGHGSRIRLCKGAYREPREVAFQRASEVTDSYLRCLETLMRGDGYPMVATHDPVLILAAEQLAAETGRDIGNFEHQMLYGIRDSEQSRLAGAGNAMRVYVPYGSQWYGYLTRRLAERPANLTFFLRALVSKS; encoded by the coding sequence ATGGGGATGAATCCGCTGCGCCCGGTAATTCTCGCGGCGGCCGACTCGCCGCGGATGAAGCGCGCCATCACCGGCACGAAGATCACCGCGGACATCGTGCGACGGTTTGTGGCGGGCGAGGATCGGAGCGAGTTGCTGCCCGTGGTCGCCGATCTGCTGGCGAGTCGCCGGTTGATCAGTGTGGATTTCCTCGGCGAGAACACCACCGACCGCGCGCAAGCCGATGCCATGGTGGCGGAATACCTTTCGCTGATCAACGATCTGGCGGCGGCGCCGCGGCCCGCCCTGCCGGGGATCGGGGCGGCTCCGGTCGAGGTGTCGGTGAAGCTCTCGGCGCTCGGTCAGGCGCTGCCCGTCGACGGGCCCGCCATCGCGACCGAGAACCTGCGCATCCTGTGCGCCAAGGCCGACGAGGCCGGGGTGTGGGTGACTGTGGATGCCGAGGACCACACCACCACCGACGCCACCCTGGCGGCCGTGCGTGAGTTGCGAGCCGAATTCCCTTGGCTGGGAGCGGTTTTGCAGGCGTATCTGCATCGCACCGAATCCGACTGCGCGGAACTGGCCGGGCACGGTTCGCGAATCCGGTTGTGCAAGGGGGCCTATCGAGAACCGCGCGAGGTGGCGTTCCAGCGCGCGAGCGAGGTCACCGACTCCTACCTGCGCTGCCTGGAGACCCTGATGCGCGGCGACGGCTACCCGATGGTCGCCACCCACGACCCGGTGCTGATCCTCGCCGCCGAGCAGCTCGCCGCCGAAACCGGCCGCGACATCGGCAATTTCGAGCATCAGATGCTGTACGGCATCCGCGACTCCGAGCAGTCGCGGCTGGCGGGCGCGGGGAACGCGATGCGTGTCTACGTGCCCTACGGCAGCCAGTGGTACGGGTACCTCACCCGCCGACTGGCCGAACGCCCGGCCAACCTGACCTTCTTCCTGCGGGCGCTGGTCAGCAAGAGCTGA
- the pruA gene encoding L-glutamate gamma-semialdehyde dehydrogenase, which produces MDAVTVVPTPANEPVHSYAPGSRERALLVAKLAEISAESVDVPLVIGGKHRPGTGQGHDIVAPHRHRHVLGTYTDTTHSEARAAIDAAVAAAPAWRALPFDERAAVLLRAADLLAGPWRETIAAATMLGQSKTAQQAEIDAPCELVDFWRFNVAFARDILAQQPQSSPGVWNRMDYRPLEGFVYAITPFNFTAIAGNLPTAPALMGNTVVWKPSPTQTLSAFYTMRLLEAAGLPPGVINMVTGDGVALSEIALADPRLAGIHFTGSTKTFQYLWQEVGANIGRYHGYPRLVGETGGKDFIVAHPSAEPDSLRTALIRGAYEYQGQKCSAASRAYIPRSLWRRMGDDFLAEVEELTYGDVTDLSNFGGAVIDRRSYDKNVAAIERARGAGLTIPVGGTYDDAEGWLIRPTVLLADDPRDESFATEYFGPILSVYVYDDAEPGAYASILDEVDSAAPYALTGAVFAQDRQAVEQAGAALRFAAGNFYINDKPTGAVVGQQPFGGARASGTDDKAGSPLNLLRWIAPRTIKETFDPPAEYRYPHMQAEG; this is translated from the coding sequence ATGGACGCTGTCACGGTTGTCCCTACTCCCGCGAACGAACCGGTGCACTCCTACGCACCGGGGAGCCGGGAGCGTGCGCTACTGGTCGCGAAGCTCGCCGAGATCTCTGCCGAATCCGTCGATGTGCCGCTGGTGATCGGTGGCAAGCATCGGCCGGGGACCGGGCAGGGCCACGATATCGTCGCGCCGCACCGGCATCGCCACGTCTTGGGGACCTACACCGATACCACTCATTCCGAAGCGCGCGCGGCCATCGATGCGGCGGTCGCGGCCGCGCCCGCCTGGCGGGCGCTGCCGTTCGACGAGCGCGCCGCCGTGCTGTTGCGGGCCGCCGACCTGCTGGCCGGGCCGTGGCGCGAAACCATCGCCGCCGCAACCATGCTGGGGCAGTCGAAGACGGCGCAGCAAGCCGAGATCGACGCGCCCTGCGAGCTGGTCGACTTCTGGCGGTTCAATGTGGCGTTCGCGCGGGACATCCTGGCGCAGCAGCCGCAGTCCAGCCCCGGGGTGTGGAACCGGATGGACTATCGGCCGCTGGAAGGATTCGTCTACGCGATCACGCCGTTCAACTTCACGGCGATCGCGGGCAATCTGCCGACCGCGCCCGCGCTGATGGGCAATACCGTGGTGTGGAAACCATCACCCACGCAGACGCTTTCGGCGTTCTACACGATGCGGTTGCTGGAGGCGGCGGGGCTGCCGCCCGGCGTGATCAATATGGTGACCGGCGACGGGGTGGCGCTCTCGGAGATCGCGCTGGCCGATCCGCGCCTAGCCGGTATCCACTTCACCGGGTCCACCAAGACCTTTCAGTACCTGTGGCAGGAAGTCGGCGCGAATATCGGCCGCTACCACGGCTATCCGCGTCTGGTGGGGGAGACCGGCGGCAAGGATTTCATCGTCGCGCACCCCTCCGCCGAGCCGGACTCGTTGCGTACCGCGCTGATTCGCGGCGCGTACGAGTATCAGGGACAGAAGTGCTCGGCCGCTTCTCGCGCATATATTCCGCGCTCGCTGTGGCGGCGGATGGGCGACGACTTCCTGGCCGAAGTCGAGGAGCTGACCTACGGCGATGTCACGGATCTGTCGAATTTCGGTGGGGCGGTGATCGATCGGCGGTCCTATGACAAGAACGTCGCCGCCATCGAGCGCGCCCGCGGGGCGGGGCTCACCATCCCGGTCGGCGGTACCTACGACGACGCCGAAGGCTGGCTCATCCGCCCGACGGTGCTGCTGGCCGACGACCCGCGCGACGAGTCCTTCGCCACCGAGTACTTCGGGCCGATCCTGTCGGTGTACGTCTACGACGACGCCGAACCAGGCGCCTACGCGTCGATCCTCGACGAGGTCGACTCCGCCGCGCCCTACGCGCTCACCGGCGCGGTCTTCGCCCAGGACCGCCAGGCGGTCGAACAGGCCGGAGCCGCACTGCGTTTCGCGGCGGGCAACTTCTACATCAACGACAAGCCGACCGGCGCGGTGGTCGGGCAGCAGCCCTTCGGTGGCGCCCGCGCCTCCGGCACCGACGACAAGGCCGGCTCGCCGCTGAACCTGCTGCGCTGGATCGCACCGCGCACCATCAAGGAAACCTTCGACCCGCCGGCCGAGTACCGGTATCCGCATATGCAGGCGGAGGGATGA
- a CDS encoding serine/threonine-protein kinase: protein MKGFGAMQGAGLTFGTVFAGYQIERPLGRGGMGTVYAARHPRLPRQIALKLLNRDLYADETARLRFEREADVAARLDHPNIVSVLDRGAEDGVLWISMQYVEGSDAAAFGGAPLDPMRAARIIGQTAEALDHAHERGVLHRDVKPANILLAAARDGDRVLLTDFGIARLRDDQHQATKTGEFLATLAYAAPEQLSGLPIDHRADQYALGCTLFALLTGAPPFQAGNPGAVVAAHLTQPAPQARRVVPHLPPAVDAAIARAMAKDPAERFASCVEFAQTVLRALAGPAHNPVPAGGWQPVPQPARVAPHPTVVARTRSRGVSAGWRTVAVLAVLALVGGVGAAGVYWKFLRPVSKTPWGFQQSIAIAFPQLIPQAPGGIGWRGVQCWGVGTVVAQPGDPLPAKQITCKDPEGLTIWFTEYEQQADVDTYLRAHTTHVGEREFSRPGGLRLYRPIDPAAPFSLATYGWVSSFTNRILVEVSWPGHTFEDVRDQWWQSAPF from the coding sequence GTGAAGGGGTTTGGTGCGATGCAAGGGGCGGGGCTCACCTTCGGGACGGTGTTCGCGGGGTATCAGATCGAGCGGCCGCTCGGCCGCGGCGGGATGGGGACCGTGTACGCGGCACGCCATCCCCGGTTGCCGCGGCAAATCGCCCTGAAGCTACTCAACCGGGACTTGTACGCGGACGAAACCGCGCGCCTGCGGTTCGAGCGGGAAGCCGATGTCGCTGCGCGGCTGGATCATCCGAATATCGTCTCGGTGCTGGATCGGGGAGCCGAGGACGGGGTGCTGTGGATCTCGATGCAGTATGTCGAGGGCAGCGACGCGGCGGCGTTCGGCGGTGCACCGCTGGATCCGATGCGGGCCGCGCGCATCATCGGACAGACCGCGGAGGCCTTGGACCACGCCCACGAACGTGGAGTGCTGCACCGTGATGTGAAGCCGGCGAACATTCTGCTCGCCGCCGCCCGCGACGGTGACCGCGTGTTGCTGACCGACTTCGGCATCGCGCGACTGCGCGATGATCAGCACCAGGCAACCAAGACCGGGGAGTTCCTGGCGACGCTGGCCTATGCTGCGCCGGAACAGCTTTCGGGTCTGCCGATCGACCACCGCGCCGATCAGTACGCGCTGGGCTGCACACTGTTCGCCCTGCTGACCGGCGCGCCGCCGTTCCAGGCCGGTAACCCGGGCGCGGTGGTCGCGGCCCATCTGACCCAGCCCGCTCCGCAGGCCCGCCGGGTCGTACCGCACCTACCGCCCGCGGTAGATGCCGCGATCGCCCGCGCCATGGCCAAGGATCCGGCGGAGAGATTCGCCAGCTGTGTCGAATTCGCGCAGACGGTACTGCGGGCGCTCGCCGGGCCGGCGCACAACCCGGTGCCTGCGGGCGGGTGGCAGCCGGTCCCGCAGCCGGCTCGCGTCGCCCCGCACCCCACCGTCGTGGCTCGCACCCGGAGCCGGGGAGTTTCGGCCGGCTGGCGAACCGTCGCCGTGCTGGCCGTGCTGGCGCTGGTCGGCGGAGTCGGTGCGGCCGGCGTGTATTGGAAGTTTCTGCGGCCCGTGTCCAAGACACCGTGGGGCTTCCAGCAGTCCATCGCGATCGCGTTCCCGCAGTTGATCCCACAGGCCCCCGGTGGCATCGGGTGGCGGGGCGTGCAGTGCTGGGGCGTCGGCACGGTGGTCGCGCAGCCGGGCGATCCGCTCCCGGCCAAGCAGATCACCTGTAAGGACCCCGAGGGGCTGACGATCTGGTTCACCGAGTACGAGCAGCAAGCGGATGTGGACACCTACCTCCGGGCCCACACGACCCATGTCGGCGAACGGGAGTTCTCCAGGCCGGGCGGGTTGCGGCTGTACCGGCCGATCGACCCGGCGGCCCCGTTCTCGCTGGCCACCTATGGCTGGGTGAGTTCGTTCACCAACCGTATTCTCGTGGAGGTGTCCTGGCCGGGGCACACCTTCGAGGACGTGCGCGACCAGTGGTGGCAGTCCGCCCCGTTCTGA
- the dapC gene encoding succinyldiaminopimelate transaminase — protein MSPRLRVSSLLPDFPWDTIAAVKARAAAHPDGLVDLSVGTPVDPVAPLIRTALNSVAEVPGYPTTHGTPELRAAAVEAMKRRFGITGVDQAAVLPVIGTKELIAGLPRLLGLGTGDLMVIPEVAYPTYEVGALLAGTQVLRADGLTKSGPQTPALIYVNSPSNPTGRVLPVDHLRKVVAFARERGAIVASDECYLGLTWEGRAASILDPEVCDGDHTNLLAIHSLSKTSNLASYRAGFVAGDPDLVAELLEVRKHSGMMLPLPIQAAMTAALGDDAHEAQQRERYRARREILRNALQAAGFRIDHSEAGLYLWSTRGENCRATLDWLAERGILAAPGDFYGPNSHEHVRIALTASDERITAAAQRLSAN, from the coding sequence ATGAGCCCACGACTACGGGTCAGCAGTCTGCTACCCGATTTTCCCTGGGACACGATCGCAGCGGTCAAGGCGAGAGCGGCGGCGCACCCCGATGGGCTGGTCGATCTGTCGGTCGGCACGCCGGTCGACCCTGTCGCGCCGCTGATCCGTACCGCCCTGAACTCGGTGGCGGAGGTGCCCGGCTACCCGACCACGCACGGCACCCCGGAGTTGCGGGCCGCTGCCGTGGAGGCCATGAAGCGCCGCTTCGGCATCACCGGCGTCGATCAGGCCGCGGTGCTGCCGGTGATCGGTACCAAGGAGCTGATCGCGGGCCTGCCCCGGCTGCTCGGGCTCGGCACGGGCGACCTGATGGTCATCCCCGAGGTCGCCTACCCGACCTACGAGGTGGGCGCACTGCTCGCGGGTACGCAGGTGCTGCGCGCCGACGGACTGACCAAGTCCGGCCCGCAGACACCGGCGCTCATCTACGTGAACTCGCCGTCGAATCCGACCGGCCGCGTGCTCCCCGTCGACCACCTGCGCAAGGTGGTGGCCTTCGCCCGCGAACGCGGTGCGATCGTGGCTTCCGACGAGTGCTACCTGGGCCTGACATGGGAGGGTCGCGCCGCCTCCATCCTCGACCCCGAGGTGTGCGACGGCGACCACACGAATCTGCTTGCCATCCACTCGCTTTCGAAGACTTCGAACCTGGCCAGCTACCGCGCCGGTTTCGTGGCGGGCGACCCGGACCTGGTCGCCGAGCTGCTCGAGGTGCGCAAGCACTCCGGGATGATGCTGCCGCTGCCGATTCAGGCCGCTATGACGGCCGCGCTGGGTGACGACGCGCACGAGGCGCAGCAGCGCGAACGTTACCGCGCCCGCCGCGAGATTCTCCGGAATGCGTTGCAGGCGGCCGGTTTCCGCATCGATCACTCCGAGGCGGGCCTGTACCTGTGGTCCACCCGGGGCGAGAACTGCCGCGCGACCCTGGACTGGCTGGCCGAGCGCGGCATCTTGGCGGCGCCCGGAGACTTCTACGGGCCGAACAGTCACGAGCATGTACGCATCGCGCTGACGGCTAGCGACGAGCGCATTACCGCTGCCGCCCAACGCCTTTCGGCGAACTGA
- the fdxA gene encoding ferredoxin, which yields MPYIIAEPCVDVKDKACIEECPVDCIYEGGRMLYIQPDECVDCGACEPVCPVEAIFYEDDTPDQWSGYVNANVDFFHELGSPGGATKVGAVDYDPPFIKELPPMAE from the coding sequence GTGCCGTACATCATCGCTGAACCGTGCGTTGACGTGAAGGACAAGGCATGCATCGAGGAATGCCCCGTGGACTGCATCTACGAGGGTGGTCGCATGCTGTACATCCAACCCGACGAGTGCGTGGACTGTGGTGCATGTGAACCGGTGTGCCCGGTGGAGGCGATCTTCTACGAAGACGACACCCCGGATCAGTGGAGCGGCTACGTGAACGCGAACGTCGACTTCTTCCACGAGCTGGGTTCCCCGGGCGGCGCGACGAAGGTCGGCGCGGTCGATTACGACCCGCCGTTCATCAAAGAACTACCTCCGATGGCGGAATGA